In one window of Nakamurella sp. PAMC28650 DNA:
- a CDS encoding LytTR family DNA-binding domain-containing protein: MAANEDDQSAASLSVLVVDDEAPAREELAYLLSRDDRVRQVRDAASGQQALEMLANDTFDVVFCDIKMPGLSGLRLARVLAQFAEPPQVVFVTAYDDHAVDAFDLAATDYVMKPVRADRLAEAVRRVVTFGSPTAAGTEDETIPVELAGVVRFVKRSQVRYVEAQGDYARLWTASGSHLMRIPLTSLEQRWAGAGFARIHRSTLVALDHVEEIRMIDGRTTVQLGDVELVVSRRHVRELRDRLADRGRR, translated from the coding sequence ATGGCGGCCAACGAGGACGACCAGTCGGCGGCATCGCTGTCCGTGCTCGTCGTCGACGACGAAGCACCGGCGCGGGAGGAACTGGCCTACCTGCTCTCCCGGGACGACCGGGTCCGCCAGGTCCGGGATGCCGCCAGTGGACAGCAGGCGCTGGAGATGCTCGCCAACGACACCTTCGACGTGGTGTTCTGCGACATCAAGATGCCCGGCCTGTCCGGGCTGCGTCTGGCCAGGGTGCTCGCCCAGTTCGCCGAGCCGCCCCAGGTCGTGTTCGTGACGGCCTACGACGACCATGCCGTTGACGCCTTCGATCTCGCCGCCACCGACTACGTGATGAAGCCGGTCAGGGCCGATCGGCTGGCCGAGGCGGTGCGCCGGGTGGTGACCTTCGGCAGTCCGACGGCCGCCGGCACCGAGGACGAGACGATCCCGGTGGAGCTGGCCGGCGTCGTCCGCTTCGTCAAACGCTCGCAGGTGCGGTACGTGGAGGCGCAGGGCGACTATGCACGCCTGTGGACCGCCTCCGGCAGCCACCTGATGCGCATCCCGCTGACATCGCTGGAGCAACGGTGGGCCGGCGCCGGGTTCGCCAGGATCCACCGCAGCACGCTCGTCGCACTCGACCACGTCGAGGAGATCAGGATGATCGACGGCCGAACCACCGTGCAGCTCGGCGATGTCGAGCTGGTCGTCAGCCGACGTCACGTCCGGGAACTCCGCGACCGGCTCGCGGACCGCGGCCGGAGATGA
- a CDS encoding cation acetate symporter has protein sequence MSGQLAASVAVGVVALVAAVAGTFGMRRGRTVADFYVASRGVTPSRNAAAIGGEYLSAASFLGVAGLILVYGYDTLWYPVGYTVGYLVLLVLVAAPLRRSGAYTLPDFAQIRLGSATVRRMSSLLVVLIGWLYLVPQLSGAALTLSTQTGAPHWLGGAVVCVVVLISVAAGGMRSITFSQAVLFWLKFTALLLPAIVLLTLWHRDGDVIGTGYPTARSDITVTVGTQTSVRAPVAEQLDIVGAVDGAPVSGPVTLTAGEHVLGAGTTVALHAGDIVPVIATLPARTGSQWLQPLGSGLSHPLYATLSLILAICLGTMGLPHVLVRFYTNPDGREARRTTLIVVILLSGFYLLPTVFGVLGRAFVPDLLLTGQSDATVLLLPERMFPGWPGIALGTVVTAGAFAAFLSAASGLTVSVAGVLAQDFFPRGREVLRRSRIDAFRIGAVLAVGVPYVLSLAGRHLSLAAVVGLAFAVAASTFCPLLVLGVWWQRLTPIGAVAGLVVGGGLATTAVLVTITVSLPAGWPATLLAQPAAWSVPIAFLVMVVVSLLTSHAIPPGVGRVMARLHLPEGLAGGLGSGHRT, from the coding sequence GTGAGCGGGCAGCTGGCGGCCTCGGTCGCGGTCGGGGTGGTCGCGCTGGTCGCCGCCGTCGCCGGCACCTTCGGTATGCGGCGGGGCCGCACGGTCGCCGACTTCTACGTGGCTTCGCGCGGCGTCACCCCGAGTCGCAACGCTGCGGCCATCGGTGGCGAATACCTTTCCGCCGCATCATTTCTCGGGGTGGCCGGGCTCATCCTGGTCTACGGCTACGACACGCTCTGGTATCCGGTCGGCTACACGGTCGGCTACCTGGTGCTGCTCGTCCTGGTCGCGGCGCCGCTGCGGCGCTCGGGCGCCTACACGCTGCCGGACTTCGCCCAGATCAGGCTGGGTTCGGCCACGGTGCGGCGGATGTCCAGCCTGCTCGTGGTGCTGATCGGCTGGCTCTACCTGGTGCCACAGCTCAGCGGGGCCGCGTTGACGCTGTCCACCCAGACGGGCGCACCGCACTGGCTCGGCGGGGCCGTGGTCTGCGTGGTGGTGCTGATCTCGGTGGCCGCCGGTGGCATGCGGTCGATCACCTTCTCGCAGGCCGTGCTGTTCTGGCTCAAGTTCACCGCCCTGCTGCTACCGGCCATCGTCCTGCTGACGCTCTGGCACCGGGACGGCGACGTGATCGGGACCGGCTATCCGACGGCCCGATCGGACATCACCGTCACGGTGGGAACGCAGACGTCCGTGCGCGCGCCCGTCGCCGAGCAACTGGACATCGTCGGGGCCGTCGACGGTGCGCCGGTCAGCGGGCCGGTCACGCTGACCGCCGGGGAGCACGTACTGGGCGCGGGCACCACCGTGGCCCTGCACGCCGGGGACATCGTGCCGGTGATCGCGACCCTGCCCGCCCGCACGGGCTCACAGTGGTTGCAGCCGTTGGGCTCCGGCCTCTCGCATCCGTTGTACGCGACGCTGTCGCTGATCCTGGCCATCTGCCTGGGCACGATGGGCCTGCCCCACGTGCTGGTCCGGTTCTACACCAATCCGGACGGGCGGGAAGCCCGGCGGACGACGCTCATCGTGGTGATCCTGCTGTCCGGCTTCTACCTCCTGCCCACCGTTTTCGGCGTGCTCGGCCGGGCCTTCGTCCCCGATCTGCTGCTCACCGGCCAGAGCGATGCCACGGTGCTGTTGCTGCCGGAGCGCATGTTCCCCGGCTGGCCCGGGATCGCCCTGGGCACGGTGGTGACGGCGGGAGCGTTCGCCGCCTTCCTCTCGGCGGCCTCCGGTCTGACGGTCTCGGTCGCCGGCGTACTGGCCCAGGACTTCTTCCCCCGCGGGCGGGAGGTGCTGCGGCGCAGTCGGATCGACGCGTTTCGAATCGGCGCGGTCCTGGCCGTCGGGGTGCCGTACGTGCTGAGCCTCGCGGGTCGGCACCTCAGCCTGGCCGCCGTGGTCGGGCTGGCCTTCGCAGTCGCCGCCTCGACGTTCTGCCCGCTGCTGGTCCTCGGTGTCTGGTGGCAGCGGCTCACCCCGATCGGCGCGGTCGCCGGGCTCGTGGTCGGTGGCGGCCTCGCCACCACGGCCGTGCTCGTGACGATCACCGTCTCGCTCCCGGCCGGTTGGCCGGCCACCCTGCTGGCGCAGCCGGCCGCCTGGTCGGTGCCGATCGCCTTCCTGGTGATGGTGGTGGTCTCGTTGCTGACCTCGCATGCGATACCGCCCGGCGTCGGCCGGGTGATGGCCCGGCTGCATCTGCCCGAGGGTCTGGCCGGCGGGCTCGGCTCCGGGCACAGGACCTGA
- a CDS encoding acetate uptake transporter, protein MAMRTASAGPTAASPATAPSSAPTTPASVIAPETATIASRVADPGPLGLAAFAMTTFFLSVVNAGLVPASVTSGMLALAFFYGGVAQILAGMWEFIKGNTFGAVAFTSYGAFWMAVWYLIDRGVLAGMGADEGKGFGLFLLGWTIFTVYMFICSTRTSGVLIAVFGALALTFLFLTIGAFGASSGMTKVGGWLGLLTALLGWYGSMAGVMNATAKRVVLPTFPRA, encoded by the coding sequence ATGGCAATGAGGACCGCTTCGGCCGGACCCACCGCGGCATCGCCCGCTACTGCACCGTCATCGGCCCCCACCACCCCGGCATCGGTGATCGCGCCCGAGACCGCCACCATCGCATCGAGAGTCGCAGATCCCGGCCCGCTCGGGCTGGCCGCATTCGCGATGACGACCTTCTTCCTCTCCGTGGTCAATGCCGGTTTGGTACCGGCGTCGGTGACCAGCGGCATGCTGGCCCTGGCCTTCTTCTACGGCGGCGTGGCCCAGATCCTGGCCGGGATGTGGGAGTTCATCAAGGGCAACACCTTCGGCGCCGTCGCGTTCACCTCCTACGGAGCGTTCTGGATGGCGGTCTGGTACCTGATCGATCGTGGCGTGCTGGCCGGGATGGGTGCGGACGAGGGCAAGGGTTTCGGTCTGTTCCTGTTGGGCTGGACCATTTTTACCGTCTACATGTTCATCTGCTCGACCCGGACGTCCGGGGTGTTGATCGCGGTGTTCGGTGCGCTCGCCCTGACCTTCCTCTTCCTGACGATCGGGGCCTTCGGCGCCTCCTCGGGGATGACCAAGGTCGGTGGATGGCTCGGCCTGCTCACGGCGCTGCTGGGCTGGTACGGCTCGATGGCCGGCGTGATGAACGCGACGGCCAAGCGCGTGGTCCTGCCCACCTTCCCCCGCGCATGA
- the acs gene encoding acetate--CoA ligase codes for MTNTLSNLSHETRAFGPTAAFAAQANVTASAYAEAEADGPEFWARQAKRLSWQTPWTAALDFSDAPFAKWFVGGRINVAYNCVDRHVEAGHGAQVAYYFEGEPGDRRAITYAELMDEVCQAANALLSLGVKAGDRVAIYLPMIPETVVAMLACARIGAPHTVVFGGFSATALTDRILDCDARVVITADGGWRRGAPSALKPAVDEALERCPDVRSVLVVRRTAQDVAWTEGRDVWWHDLVGGQSTRHTPEFFDAEQPLYVMYTSGTTGKPKGILHTTGGYLTQVAYTHQAVFDLKPDTDVYWCAADIGWVTGHSYIVYGPLANRATSVLYEGVPNSPHEGRWWEIIDRYRVTILYTAPTTIRTFMKWGDDIPAGYDLSSLRLLGSVGEPINPEAWMWYRKNIGHDHCPIVDTWWQTETGAMMISPLPGVTWTKPGSATRALPGIGAEVVDDEGHPVPNGSGGLLVLTRPWPAMLRGIWGDEARFRETYWSRFAEQGYYFAGDGAKKDEDGDLWLLGRVDDVMNVSGHRISTTEVESALVSHPAVAEAAVVGADDDTTGQGIVAFVILRNHSLHNGSAEDLVKELRTHVAHEIGPIAKPRQIMVVPELPKTRSGKIMRRLLRDVAEHRELGDVTTLTDSSVMALIGTRMPTSATEE; via the coding sequence ATGACGAACACCCTCTCGAACCTGTCCCACGAAACCCGCGCCTTCGGTCCGACGGCCGCCTTCGCCGCCCAGGCGAACGTCACCGCATCGGCCTACGCCGAGGCGGAGGCGGACGGTCCCGAATTCTGGGCACGCCAGGCGAAGCGCCTGTCCTGGCAGACCCCGTGGACAGCAGCGCTCGACTTCTCGGACGCACCGTTTGCGAAGTGGTTCGTCGGCGGCCGGATCAACGTCGCCTACAACTGCGTCGATCGCCACGTCGAGGCAGGCCACGGCGCCCAGGTCGCCTACTACTTCGAAGGCGAACCGGGCGATCGCCGGGCCATCACCTACGCCGAACTGATGGACGAGGTGTGCCAGGCCGCGAACGCCCTGCTGTCGTTGGGCGTGAAGGCCGGCGACCGGGTCGCCATCTACCTGCCGATGATCCCGGAGACGGTGGTCGCGATGCTGGCCTGCGCCCGCATCGGTGCCCCGCACACGGTGGTCTTCGGCGGCTTCTCCGCCACCGCACTGACCGACCGGATCCTGGACTGCGACGCGAGAGTCGTCATCACCGCCGACGGTGGCTGGCGACGCGGTGCGCCGTCGGCCCTCAAACCGGCGGTGGACGAGGCCCTGGAGAGATGTCCGGACGTCCGCTCGGTGCTGGTGGTGCGCCGGACCGCGCAGGACGTGGCCTGGACCGAGGGCCGGGACGTGTGGTGGCACGACCTGGTGGGCGGGCAGTCCACCCGGCACACCCCGGAATTCTTCGACGCAGAGCAGCCGCTGTACGTGATGTACACGTCCGGCACCACCGGCAAACCCAAGGGCATCCTGCACACCACCGGTGGCTACCTGACCCAGGTGGCCTACACCCACCAGGCTGTCTTCGACCTCAAGCCGGACACCGACGTGTACTGGTGCGCAGCCGATATCGGCTGGGTCACCGGCCACAGCTACATCGTCTACGGACCGCTGGCGAACCGCGCCACGTCGGTGCTCTACGAGGGGGTGCCGAACAGCCCGCACGAGGGCCGGTGGTGGGAGATCATCGACCGCTACCGGGTGACGATCCTCTACACGGCCCCGACGACGATCCGCACCTTCATGAAATGGGGCGACGACATCCCGGCCGGCTACGACCTGTCGTCGCTGCGGCTGCTCGGATCAGTGGGCGAGCCGATCAATCCGGAAGCGTGGATGTGGTACCGGAAGAACATCGGGCACGATCACTGCCCCATCGTCGACACCTGGTGGCAGACCGAGACCGGCGCCATGATGATCAGCCCGCTGCCCGGGGTGACCTGGACGAAGCCCGGCTCCGCGACCAGGGCGCTCCCCGGGATCGGCGCCGAGGTGGTCGACGACGAAGGGCATCCGGTGCCGAACGGGTCCGGCGGGCTGCTGGTGCTCACCCGGCCGTGGCCGGCGATGCTGCGCGGAATCTGGGGGGACGAGGCCCGGTTCCGCGAGACCTACTGGTCCAGGTTCGCCGAGCAGGGGTACTACTTCGCCGGTGACGGCGCCAAGAAGGACGAGGACGGTGACCTCTGGCTGCTGGGACGCGTCGACGACGTGATGAACGTGTCCGGGCACCGGATCTCGACCACCGAGGTGGAGTCGGCACTGGTCTCGCACCCCGCGGTGGCCGAGGCGGCCGTCGTCGGCGCCGACGACGACACCACCGGGCAGGGCATCGTCGCCTTCGTCATCCTGCGGAACCACAGTCTGCACAACGGTTCTGCCGAAGATCTGGTCAAGGAGCTCCGCACCCACGTGGCCCACGAGATCGGCCCGATCGCGAAGCCCCGCCAGATCATGGTGGTGCCGGAACTGCCGAAGACCCGCAGCGGGAAGATCATGCGTCGGCTGCTCCGCGACGTGGCCGAACACCGGGAACTCGGTGACGTCACGACGTTGACCGATTCCTCGGTGATGGCGCTGATCGGCACCAGGATGCCGACTTCGGCCACCGAGGAGTGA
- a CDS encoding LLM class flavin-dependent oxidoreductase encodes MNIPLSILDLAPINKGQSVGEGIAASVALAQRAEAFGYRRVWYAEHHNMSSIASSATSVLIAHIAANTSTIRLGAGGVMLPNHSPLTIAEQFGTLASIHPGRIDLGLGRAPGSDQMTARAMRRDPGSSDRFPDDVLELQGYLSGKSLVPGVTAVPGQGTEVPLYILGSSLFGAQLAAAFGLPFAFASHFAPASLMEAMAIYRRDFQPGAQLTEPYAFAALNVIAADSAEEAERELHLVKRARVSLLYGRSGRTFTDEEADLVIESDAGRQIEQMVRYSAVGTASEVRNYLDEFAELTGADELITAHQASTTEFRLRSVELTADAMATV; translated from the coding sequence ATGAACATTCCCCTGTCGATCCTTGATCTGGCACCGATCAACAAAGGGCAGAGCGTCGGTGAGGGCATCGCCGCGAGCGTCGCGCTCGCGCAGCGGGCCGAGGCCTTCGGGTATCGCCGCGTCTGGTACGCCGAGCACCACAACATGTCCTCGATCGCCTCCTCGGCCACCAGCGTGCTGATCGCCCACATCGCCGCGAACACCTCGACGATCCGCCTCGGAGCCGGCGGCGTGATGCTGCCCAACCACTCGCCCCTGACCATCGCGGAGCAGTTCGGCACCCTCGCCTCCATCCACCCCGGACGGATCGATCTCGGCCTCGGCCGCGCCCCGGGTTCGGACCAGATGACGGCGCGGGCCATGCGCCGCGACCCGGGCTCGTCGGACCGGTTCCCGGACGATGTGCTGGAACTGCAGGGCTACCTCAGCGGGAAGTCACTGGTCCCCGGGGTCACCGCGGTGCCGGGTCAGGGCACCGAGGTCCCGCTGTACATCCTCGGGTCATCGTTGTTCGGGGCCCAGCTCGCCGCTGCGTTCGGCCTCCCGTTCGCGTTCGCCTCGCACTTCGCACCGGCGTCGCTGATGGAGGCGATGGCCATCTACCGCAGGGACTTCCAGCCGGGCGCGCAGCTGACCGAGCCCTATGCGTTCGCTGCGCTCAACGTCATCGCCGCCGACTCGGCCGAAGAGGCCGAGCGGGAGCTGCACCTGGTGAAACGGGCCAGGGTTTCGCTCCTGTACGGCCGGAGCGGCCGCACGTTCACCGACGAGGAAGCCGACTTGGTGATCGAATCGGACGCCGGTCGGCAGATCGAGCAGATGGTCCGCTACTCGGCCGTCGGAACGGCTTCGGAAGTGCGGAACTACCTCGACGAGTTCGCGGAGCTGACCGGAGCCGACGAGCTGATCACCGCCCACCAGGCGTCCACCACCGAGTTCCGGCTGCGGTCGGTCGAGCTGACCGCCGACGCCATGGCCACCGTCTGA
- a CDS encoding MBL fold metallo-hydrolase, producing the protein MQITKLGHSCLHVADGDADILIDPGTFSAGFETLTGLTGILITHEHMDHLDLDRLPALVAANPQAPVYADAGSAPKIEAVGITVTAVKAGDSFDVGTTVTVHGKNHAVIHADLPDVANASYLIGGRLLHPGDSLAVPAVPVEILAVPAAAPWMALKEGVDFYRAVSPAVAFPIHEKILANPGMAYGLLEKLGPQSSKWLAPADGETFEV; encoded by the coding sequence ATGCAGATCACCAAACTCGGCCACTCCTGCCTGCACGTCGCCGACGGCGACGCCGACATCCTGATCGACCCCGGCACGTTCTCGGCCGGTTTCGAGACGCTGACGGGGCTGACCGGCATCCTGATCACCCACGAGCACATGGACCATCTGGACCTGGATCGACTTCCCGCGTTGGTCGCGGCGAACCCGCAGGCGCCCGTCTACGCCGACGCCGGCTCTGCCCCCAAGATCGAGGCGGTCGGCATCACGGTCACGGCGGTGAAGGCGGGCGACTCCTTCGACGTGGGAACCACTGTCACCGTCCACGGCAAGAACCACGCCGTCATCCACGCGGACCTCCCTGACGTCGCCAATGCCTCCTACCTGATCGGCGGGCGCCTGCTGCACCCCGGTGACTCGCTCGCCGTGCCGGCCGTGCCCGTCGAGATCCTGGCAGTGCCGGCGGCCGCGCCGTGGATGGCGCTGAAGGAGGGCGTCGACTTCTACCGGGCCGTCTCCCCGGCGGTCGCCTTCCCGATCCACGAGAAGATCCTGGCGAACCCGGGCATGGCCTACGGCCTGCTGGAGAAGTTGGGCCCGCAGTCCTCGAAGTGGTTGGCCCCCGCCGACGGCGAGACCTTCGAGGTCTGA
- a CDS encoding glutamine synthetase family protein — MTAQHVLSSQALPGSATAADLADLHVRLQSGGIELIVGTVVDMAGVIRAKAVPAQRVESFHRPGLGASPTLNAFCLDGVGIAHTPAIGVTGDLRLRLETGSITPIGDRIAWAPAEFFDQQGTPDPGCARGRLREMVAAVSADGLEVLIGSELEFVLTGPAGERLTTGTWQPYGAAPALAHSPFLTDLVRTFASAGLPVEQVHAEYGPDQYEISLPPAAPLAAADQVVLARVLLGRIAGRHGVGVSFSPVPFVGSAGNGAHLHLSLRRDGQPLLSDGTGPHGLQPDGAAALAGIVNGLPEFIAVVAGAPLSGTRLGPGTWAGAYACWGLENREAGVRLCAATPGNPYGANIEVKCVDPAANPYLAVASILGLALAGIASSAALPEEVAVDPSSIPGDPIPRFPHDPVQAAELLETSALAQQILGPRIVQSLLAVRRWEIAAYADLPVEELSAALRMVWSG, encoded by the coding sequence GTGACGGCCCAGCACGTGCTGTCGTCCCAGGCGCTGCCGGGGTCGGCCACTGCGGCGGACCTGGCGGATCTGCACGTCCGCCTCCAGTCCGGCGGGATCGAGCTGATCGTCGGCACGGTGGTGGACATGGCCGGCGTGATCAGGGCGAAAGCGGTGCCGGCGCAGCGGGTCGAGTCGTTCCACCGCCCGGGGCTGGGTGCCTCACCGACGTTGAACGCGTTCTGCCTCGACGGTGTCGGGATCGCCCACACCCCAGCGATCGGCGTCACCGGCGACCTCCGGCTGCGGCTGGAGACCGGGTCGATCACGCCCATCGGAGACCGGATCGCCTGGGCCCCCGCCGAGTTCTTCGACCAGCAGGGCACACCGGATCCGGGCTGCGCGCGGGGGCGACTCCGCGAGATGGTCGCGGCGGTGAGCGCGGACGGCCTCGAGGTCCTCATCGGGTCGGAACTGGAGTTCGTCCTGACCGGTCCGGCCGGCGAGCGACTGACGACCGGCACCTGGCAGCCGTACGGGGCGGCACCGGCGCTGGCGCACAGCCCGTTCCTGACCGATCTGGTCCGGACGTTCGCCTCGGCCGGGCTGCCGGTCGAACAGGTCCACGCCGAGTACGGCCCTGACCAGTACGAGATCTCCCTTCCCCCGGCGGCCCCGCTGGCCGCCGCCGACCAGGTCGTCCTGGCCAGGGTGCTGCTGGGGCGCATCGCCGGACGACACGGAGTCGGCGTCTCGTTCTCCCCCGTTCCCTTCGTCGGCAGCGCGGGAAACGGTGCGCACCTGCACCTCTCGCTTCGCCGGGACGGGCAGCCGCTGCTGTCGGACGGCACCGGTCCGCATGGCCTGCAACCGGACGGTGCTGCCGCACTGGCCGGCATCGTCAACGGCCTACCCGAGTTCATCGCGGTGGTCGCGGGCGCGCCGCTGTCCGGTACCCGGCTCGGCCCCGGGACCTGGGCCGGCGCCTACGCGTGCTGGGGCCTGGAGAACCGTGAGGCCGGCGTCCGCCTGTGTGCGGCGACGCCCGGCAATCCGTACGGCGCGAACATCGAGGTCAAGTGCGTGGATCCGGCCGCCAACCCGTACCTCGCGGTGGCGAGCATCCTCGGTCTGGCGCTGGCGGGTATCGCCTCGTCAGCAGCGCTGCCGGAGGAGGTGGCGGTGGATCCGTCGTCGATCCCGGGCGACCCCATCCCGCGGTTCCCGCACGATCCGGTCCAGGCCGCCGAGCTGCTGGAGACCTCCGCTCTCGCGCAGCAGATCCTCGGGCCCCGGATCGTGCAGTCACTGCTGGCGGTCCGCCGGTGGGAGATTGCCGCGTACGCCGACCTGCCGGTGGAGGAACTGTCCGCCGCTCTGCGCATGGTGTGGTCGGGATGA
- a CDS encoding amidohydrolase family protein produces MSPDPFAGVDPEVPSGLAGALAALSLVDHHVHGCFAGPVSRATLEEALNEGSPDPIPSWMTQFDSQLGFAVRRWCAPILGLAAHADPDEYVAARSALSTEDLSRRMLVAAGVRTWVVDTGYSGDQIVSPSVLSAWSDGESVEILRLESLAESLMAEGVSPTDYADAMRARLAGAGPGVVGTKSVVAYRCGFDIDWSPPTGSAVEVAAREWAQQIAEGRPIRLTSPVLAAFGIHCAAAAGLPVQFHVGFGDRDLDLHRVNPMLLLPLLRQPVVAAVPVMLLHCYPFHREAGYLAQAFDQVYFDIGLSVNHLGARATDLVAQSLELAPFAKQLYSSDAFGPPELHLLGAVLWRRGMGQVLGRWVRQGDWAERDAIRVAEMIGRRNAERVYRI; encoded by the coding sequence ATGAGCCCGGACCCGTTCGCCGGTGTGGATCCGGAGGTTCCGTCGGGGCTGGCCGGCGCGCTCGCGGCACTGTCCCTGGTCGATCACCACGTGCACGGGTGTTTCGCCGGGCCGGTCTCCCGGGCGACGCTCGAGGAAGCACTCAACGAGGGCTCGCCGGATCCGATCCCGTCGTGGATGACGCAGTTCGATTCCCAGCTCGGTTTTGCGGTGCGACGGTGGTGTGCGCCGATTCTCGGGCTGGCGGCCCACGCCGACCCGGACGAGTACGTGGCGGCCAGGTCGGCACTGTCGACGGAGGATCTCTCGCGTCGCATGCTCGTGGCCGCCGGCGTCCGGACCTGGGTGGTGGACACCGGCTACTCCGGGGATCAGATCGTGTCGCCATCGGTGTTGTCGGCCTGGTCGGACGGCGAATCGGTGGAGATCCTCCGGCTGGAATCGCTGGCCGAATCCCTGATGGCCGAGGGTGTCTCGCCGACCGACTACGCCGACGCGATGCGTGCCCGCCTGGCGGGCGCCGGCCCGGGAGTGGTCGGAACGAAGTCCGTGGTGGCCTACCGGTGCGGGTTCGACATCGACTGGTCCCCGCCGACCGGGTCGGCGGTCGAGGTCGCCGCCCGGGAGTGGGCGCAGCAGATCGCCGAGGGTCGGCCGATCCGGCTGACCTCGCCGGTGCTGGCGGCCTTCGGCATCCACTGCGCGGCCGCCGCCGGTCTGCCGGTCCAGTTCCACGTCGGCTTCGGCGACCGGGATCTCGATCTGCACCGCGTCAACCCGATGCTCCTGCTCCCACTGCTCCGGCAGCCCGTGGTGGCCGCGGTACCGGTGATGCTTCTGCACTGCTACCCCTTCCACCGGGAGGCCGGGTACCTGGCACAGGCCTTCGACCAGGTCTACTTCGACATCGGGCTCTCGGTGAACCACCTCGGGGCGAGGGCGACCGATCTGGTGGCCCAGTCGTTGGAGCTGGCGCCGTTCGCCAAGCAGCTCTACTCCTCCGACGCCTTCGGGCCTCCGGAGCTGCACCTGCTCGGCGCGGTGCTGTGGCGCCGGGGAATGGGTCAGGTGCTGGGCCGGTGGGTACGTCAGGGAGATTGGGCCGAACGGGATGCGATCCGGGTGGCGGAGATGATCGGCCGCCGCAACGCCGAGCGCGTCTACCGGATTTGA
- a CDS encoding ISAs1 family transposase, whose amino-acid sequence MSSSPRYTVVDQFDEDEFPDIPTAPAALLRALRSVPDPRSARGRRHGLSTILAVAACAVIAGARSFVAIAEWAADTAPAVLAKLGVSSERPCESTIRRTLNRINADGLDVIVGTWAAVVATASKTFQVIAVDGKSVRGSAVAGGRCRHLLSALTHTAGLVLGQLDVDVKTNEIPMFAELLDNIELLGALVTADAMHCQKIHAKYLVEQRGAHYLLTVKGNQPTLRRRLAQLPWNDVDVTDTQKDRGHGRIEKRTLKVVTIAAGILFPHAAQAIQVSRKVRSIRSKKWHTETVYAVTDLHPTQASAAQLGTWLRGHWSIENRLHWVRDVTFGEDLSQARTGNGPQVMATLRNLAIGLLRLDGARNIAEAVRHHARDPHRPPKLVLTS is encoded by the coding sequence ATGTCATCATCACCCAGGTATACCGTCGTTGACCAATTCGACGAAGATGAGTTCCCCGACATCCCCACGGCGCCGGCGGCGTTGCTCCGAGCCCTGCGATCGGTTCCCGACCCCCGCAGCGCGCGCGGCCGCCGGCACGGCTTGTCCACCATTTTGGCGGTGGCCGCGTGCGCGGTGATCGCCGGTGCCCGCTCCTTCGTCGCCATCGCCGAATGGGCCGCCGACACCGCACCAGCAGTATTGGCCAAACTTGGCGTATCCAGTGAGAGACCCTGCGAGTCGACGATCCGGCGAACCCTGAACAGGATCAACGCCGACGGTTTGGATGTCATCGTCGGGACCTGGGCCGCTGTGGTCGCCACCGCGTCGAAAACATTTCAAGTGATCGCAGTCGACGGCAAATCGGTCCGGGGATCCGCCGTGGCCGGCGGCCGGTGCCGACATCTGCTCTCAGCGCTCACTCACACCGCAGGCCTGGTCCTGGGGCAGTTGGACGTCGATGTCAAAACCAACGAGATCCCCATGTTCGCCGAGCTTTTAGACAACATCGAGTTGCTCGGTGCGTTGGTCACCGCCGATGCGATGCACTGCCAGAAAATCCATGCCAAGTATCTCGTGGAGCAACGCGGAGCGCATTACCTGCTCACCGTGAAAGGTAACCAACCGACGCTGCGGCGGCGACTGGCCCAACTCCCATGGAACGACGTCGACGTCACCGACACCCAGAAGGACCGCGGACACGGACGGATCGAGAAACGAACCCTCAAAGTCGTCACCATCGCCGCGGGAATTCTGTTTCCGCACGCCGCCCAGGCGATTCAGGTGAGCAGAAAAGTCCGGTCGATCCGATCCAAGAAGTGGCATACCGAGACCGTCTACGCGGTCACCGACCTGCACCCGACCCAGGCGTCCGCCGCGCAGCTGGGCACCTGGCTCCGAGGACACTGGTCGATTGAAAACCGTTTGCACTGGGTCCGGGACGTCACCTTCGGTGAAGACCTGTCCCAGGCCCGCACCGGCAACGGACCCCAGGTCATGGCCACACTACGAAACCTGGCCATCGGACTTCTTCGACTGGACGGAGCCCGCAACATCGCAGAAGCCGTCCGACATCACGCCCGAGACCCCCACCGACCACCCAAACTCGTGCTGACCAGCTAA